Proteins from a single region of Desulfolutivibrio sulfoxidireducens:
- the dnaE gene encoding DNA polymerase III subunit alpha has protein sequence MADFVHLHCHTEYSLLDGAIRIKDLVSTAKDFGCPAAAITDHGNMHGALVFYEAAKKAELKPVVGCEVYVAKERMAKKDARSARDAGWHLILLAQNDVGFRNLLKLVTMGYFEGFHYKPRVDKAVLAAHSEGLIALSACLKGEINQAYLREGMDAARTIAREYAALFPDRFYLELQANDLPEQARVNAMLLELADETRLPLVATNDCHYLRASDAEAHDILLCIQTAACVDDEKRMRFSTRELYYRSPEEMAAAFAHVPEAIANTCAIAERINLELDLKSLHFPTYAPPKGKDLDATMVEMAREGLRKRLAKMPGVDEKKYWDRLELELDVIRRMGFPGYFLIVQDFINWAKGQGIPVGPGRGSAAGSLVAYALRITNLDPLPYDLLFERFLNIERISMPDIDVDFCERRRVEVIRYVTEKYGRDSVAQITTFGTMKAKGVVRDVGRALGMSFAETDRIAKLIPEDLKMTIDKALQGEPRLREMVASDPRISRLIDVSRRLEGLARHASTHAAGVVISDKPMTEYVPLYKGKNDEIVTQWDMKRVEKVGLVKFDFLGLKTMTVIQDALDIIRQSGDEPPDLDTLPLTDTATYELFSRGDTDGIFQVESEGMRKYLRMLKPTCFEDVIAMLALYRPGPLGSGMVEQFIRRKHGEEPVEYPHPLLAETLGPTYGVIVYQEQVMKIAQVLARFTLGDGDLLRRAMGKKIASEMAMQRTRFVDGAKKNDIPERKANEIFDLMEKFAEYGFNKSHSAAYALISYHTAYLKAHHPVAYMAALMTSDIENQDKILKYIADCQDREIEVLPPDVNAGQADFSVKGGRILYGLSGIKNVGREAISEIVAEREKNGPYTSLLDLTCRVNLRKVTKRVLEYLIKSGACDGFGCSRAGLFAGIDQVAAIGQKRAADRSTNQLSLMALVPTKPQPTSGLGVDCPEAGLVEWGHEQKMAFEKEALGFYLTGHPLLAYIRDIRAMRLPSLMQCAELSPGTEVRVAAMVVSLKEIVTKKGGRMAFGLVKDLTGEAEITFFPEVFEKSRELLSVDAPLCIAGKISTYDGGGGDEGKKVVKIEAASVEHLSKTANDSADPVHVRLEAGGEGEIPLGGLAGILARYPGNCRVHLVIGYPGAECRLRLGEEFCVRRCPDLRHELDELEASLRGVPEGTAPGDAGITGEKSLGGGR, from the coding sequence ATGGCCGATTTCGTCCATCTGCATTGCCACACCGAATACAGCCTCCTTGACGGGGCCATCCGCATCAAGGATCTGGTGTCCACGGCCAAGGACTTCGGCTGTCCGGCCGCGGCCATCACCGACCACGGCAACATGCACGGAGCCCTGGTCTTCTACGAGGCCGCCAAAAAGGCCGAACTCAAGCCCGTTGTCGGCTGCGAGGTCTATGTGGCCAAGGAGCGCATGGCCAAAAAGGACGCCCGCTCCGCCCGCGACGCCGGCTGGCACCTGATCCTCCTGGCCCAGAACGACGTGGGCTTCCGCAACCTCCTTAAGCTTGTGACCATGGGCTATTTCGAGGGTTTCCACTACAAGCCCCGGGTGGACAAGGCCGTTTTGGCCGCGCATTCCGAGGGACTCATCGCCCTGTCCGCCTGCCTCAAGGGCGAGATCAACCAGGCCTACCTGCGCGAGGGCATGGACGCGGCCCGCACGATAGCCCGCGAGTATGCCGCGCTTTTCCCGGACCGCTTCTACCTGGAGCTTCAGGCCAACGACCTGCCCGAACAGGCCAGGGTCAACGCCATGCTCCTCGAACTGGCGGATGAGACCAGGCTTCCCCTGGTGGCCACCAACGACTGCCACTATCTGCGCGCCTCCGACGCCGAGGCCCACGACATCCTTTTGTGCATCCAGACGGCGGCCTGCGTGGACGACGAAAAGCGCATGCGCTTTTCCACCCGCGAGCTGTATTACCGTTCCCCCGAGGAGATGGCCGCGGCCTTTGCCCATGTGCCCGAGGCCATCGCCAACACCTGCGCCATCGCCGAACGCATCAACCTGGAGCTTGATCTCAAGTCCCTGCACTTCCCGACCTACGCCCCCCCCAAAGGCAAGGACCTGGACGCGACCATGGTCGAAATGGCCCGTGAGGGCCTGCGCAAGCGGCTGGCCAAGATGCCCGGGGTGGACGAGAAGAAATATTGGGACCGCCTGGAACTGGAACTCGACGTCATAAGGCGCATGGGCTTTCCCGGCTATTTCCTGATCGTGCAGGACTTCATCAACTGGGCCAAGGGCCAGGGCATCCCCGTCGGACCCGGGCGCGGCTCGGCCGCCGGGTCGCTGGTGGCCTATGCGCTGCGCATCACCAACCTCGACCCCCTGCCGTACGATCTTTTGTTCGAGCGCTTCCTCAATATCGAGCGCATCAGCATGCCGGACATCGACGTGGATTTTTGCGAGCGCCGCCGGGTGGAGGTCATCCGCTACGTCACCGAGAAATACGGCCGCGACTCCGTGGCCCAGATCACCACCTTCGGGACCATGAAGGCCAAGGGCGTGGTCCGCGACGTGGGAAGGGCCCTGGGCATGAGCTTCGCCGAGACCGACCGCATCGCCAAGCTCATCCCCGAAGACCTCAAGATGACCATCGACAAGGCCCTGCAAGGCGAACCCAGGCTTCGCGAGATGGTGGCCTCCGACCCGCGCATCTCCCGGCTCATCGACGTCTCGAGACGCCTGGAGGGGCTTGCCCGGCACGCCTCCACCCACGCCGCCGGGGTGGTCATCTCGGATAAGCCCATGACCGAGTATGTCCCGCTGTATAAGGGGAAAAACGACGAAATCGTGACCCAGTGGGACATGAAGCGGGTGGAGAAGGTGGGGCTGGTCAAGTTCGACTTTCTGGGCCTGAAAACCATGACCGTCATCCAGGACGCCCTGGACATCATCCGCCAAAGCGGGGACGAGCCCCCGGACCTGGACACCCTGCCCCTGACGGATACGGCCACCTACGAGCTTTTCTCCCGGGGCGACACCGACGGCATCTTCCAGGTGGAAAGCGAGGGCATGCGCAAGTACCTGCGCATGCTCAAACCCACCTGCTTCGAGGACGTGATCGCCATGCTGGCCCTGTACCGTCCGGGGCCCCTGGGGTCGGGCATGGTCGAGCAGTTCATCCGCCGCAAGCACGGCGAGGAGCCCGTGGAATACCCCCACCCGCTTCTGGCCGAGACGCTCGGCCCCACCTACGGGGTCATCGTCTACCAGGAACAGGTCATGAAGATCGCCCAGGTCCTGGCCAGGTTCACCCTGGGCGACGGCGACCTGCTGCGTCGGGCCATGGGCAAGAAAATCGCGTCCGAGATGGCCATGCAGCGCACCCGGTTCGTGGATGGGGCCAAAAAAAACGACATCCCGGAGAGAAAGGCCAACGAGATCTTCGATCTCATGGAGAAGTTCGCGGAATACGGCTTCAACAAGTCCCACAGCGCGGCCTATGCGCTGATCTCCTACCATACCGCCTATCTGAAGGCGCACCATCCCGTGGCCTACATGGCCGCGCTGATGACCTCGGACATCGAGAACCAGGACAAGATCTTAAAATACATCGCCGACTGCCAGGACCGGGAGATCGAGGTCCTGCCGCCGGACGTCAACGCCGGGCAGGCGGATTTTTCGGTAAAAGGCGGCAGGATCCTCTACGGCCTGTCGGGTATAAAAAACGTGGGCCGCGAGGCCATCTCCGAGATCGTGGCCGAGAGGGAGAAAAATGGCCCCTACACCTCGCTTCTGGACCTGACCTGCCGGGTCAACCTGCGCAAGGTGACCAAGCGCGTCCTGGAATACCTGATCAAAAGCGGGGCCTGCGACGGCTTTGGCTGCTCCCGGGCCGGGCTTTTCGCCGGTATCGACCAGGTGGCGGCCATCGGGCAGAAACGCGCCGCCGATCGTTCCACCAACCAGCTCTCGCTTATGGCCCTGGTGCCGACAAAGCCCCAGCCCACCAGCGGGCTGGGAGTCGACTGCCCCGAGGCCGGGCTCGTCGAATGGGGCCACGAACAGAAAATGGCCTTTGAAAAGGAGGCCCTGGGCTTTTATCTGACCGGCCATCCGCTTTTGGCCTACATCCGGGACATCCGGGCCATGCGCCTGCCCTCGCTTATGCAGTGCGCCGAATTGTCCCCGGGAACCGAGGTCAGGGTGGCGGCCATGGTGGTGTCCTTAAAGGAGATCGTGACCAAAAAGGGCGGCAGGATGGCCTTCGGGCTGGTCAAGGACCTGACCGGCGAGGCCGAGATCACCTTTTTCCCGGAGGTTTTTGAAAAGTCCCGGGAGCTGTTGTCCGTGGATGCGCCTTTGTGCATCGCCGGGAAGATCAGCACCTACGACGGGGGCGGCGGCGACGAGGGGAAAAAGGTGGTCAAGATCGAGGCCGCGTCCGTGGAGCACCTGTCCAAGACCGCCAATGACAGCGCCGATCCGGTGCACGTGCGCCTGGAGGCCGGCGGCGAGGGGGAGATCCCCCTGGGCGGGCTGGCCGGGATTCTGGCCCGCTATCCGGGCAACTGCCGGGTGCATCTGGTCATCGGCTATCCCGGCGCGGAATGCCGGCTGCGCCTGGGTGAGGAATTCTGCGTGCGCCGCTGCCCGGATTTGCGCCATGAACTCGACGAACTCGAGGCGTCCCTTCGGGGCGTCCCGGAGGGGACGGCGCCCGGGGATGCCGGAATCACGGGGGAAAAATCCCTCGGGGGAGGACGGTGA
- a CDS encoding SAM-dependent methyltransferase gives MLSLGKIFPSWRFIAVDISTNMINACQDKTAEAHLHDRVTFLHGRLQDCKLSRLCDAASSIFVSHFIKCREEKLSYFRSISANLKIGGVLVLADLFGDKTSSEFATLMDVWLRSYALHGVSDEELMNDRNHVNSDVDFITENELILMLDEAGFAAPIRFYQTYLFGGWVTTRVV, from the coding sequence ATATTATCGCTGGGAAAGATTTTTCCATCTTGGAGATTCATAGCCGTAGATATTTCAACAAATATGATAAACGCTTGCCAAGATAAAACGGCTGAAGCTCATTTGCATGATAGAGTTACATTCCTTCATGGTCGTTTGCAGGATTGTAAGTTATCTAGATTGTGTGATGCAGCGTCGTCTATCTTTGTTTCTCATTTCATAAAATGTAGGGAAGAAAAGCTTTCCTACTTTAGGTCGATCTCGGCGAATTTGAAGATTGGCGGCGTGCTTGTTCTCGCCGATCTTTTTGGGGATAAGACTTCTTCGGAATTTGCGACACTGATGGATGTGTGGTTACGATCCTATGCATTACATGGTGTTTCTGATGAAGAGTTGATGAATGACCGTAATCATGTCAATAGTGACGTGGATTTCATCACGGAAAACGAGTTGATTTTGATGTTAGATGAAGCAGGTTTTGCGGCTCCAATAAGGTTCTATCAGACATACTTGTTTGGAGGATGGGTCACTACTCGTGTCGTTTGA
- a CDS encoding IS5 family transposase has product MNERNSKKPGIADYVVSRRRHKECFLDEIDRLIDWKPFEKLLRKKLSRVANAVGNPAYAPLPMFKILLLQRWYNLSDAAVEECLYDRLSFVRFVRLSLDHDQVPDSSTICRFRQSLLEKNVLKRLLDKLNHQLQRRGILVREGAIVDASVITSSRRPLKVIDILPEDREEDDDEASDVTISYSDDADAAWLRKGNRAYYGYKVHAATDSRDGFLLGGHVTPANHSDTQEFVDILDEIGPMPGGRIYADKEYSSQLNRHVLQARGLADGIMHKAARNRALNPAEKAANRQVSSVRSKVERAFGTLKRGYGFFRTRYLGVPKVELEFLLNAMAFNLKKAALKAAC; this is encoded by the coding sequence ATGAACGAGCGCAATTCCAAAAAGCCCGGCATTGCCGACTACGTCGTGTCCCGTCGCAGGCACAAGGAATGCTTCCTGGACGAAATAGATCGCCTCATTGACTGGAAGCCGTTTGAGAAGCTTCTTCGGAAAAAGCTTAGCCGGGTTGCCAATGCCGTTGGCAATCCCGCCTATGCGCCGTTGCCGATGTTTAAAATCCTTCTGCTCCAGAGGTGGTACAACCTGAGCGATGCGGCGGTGGAAGAATGCTTGTACGATCGGTTGTCCTTTGTCCGGTTCGTGCGCCTCTCCCTTGATCATGACCAAGTGCCCGATTCCTCGACCATTTGCCGGTTTCGGCAGAGCCTGCTTGAAAAAAACGTCTTGAAGCGGCTTCTGGACAAACTCAACCATCAACTCCAGCGGCGCGGCATACTGGTACGTGAAGGAGCCATCGTGGACGCGAGCGTCATCACCTCCTCGCGCCGCCCCCTCAAGGTGATCGATATTCTTCCCGAAGACCGCGAGGAAGATGACGACGAGGCGTCGGACGTAACCATCAGCTACTCCGATGACGCCGATGCGGCCTGGTTGCGCAAAGGGAACCGGGCATATTACGGCTACAAAGTCCATGCGGCCACGGACAGCCGGGACGGCTTTCTCCTTGGCGGCCATGTCACGCCGGCCAACCATTCGGATACGCAGGAATTCGTGGATATTCTGGATGAGATTGGCCCCATGCCAGGGGGCCGCATCTACGCAGACAAGGAATACAGCAGCCAGTTGAACAGGCATGTGCTCCAAGCCCGGGGACTTGCTGACGGCATCATGCATAAGGCCGCTCGCAACCGTGCGCTGAACCCCGCCGAAAAAGCGGCAAACCGCCAAGTCAGCAGTGTCCGGTCGAAGGTGGAACGGGCTTTCGGAACGCTCAAGCGAGGTTATGGATTCTTCCGGACGCGTTACCTTGGGGTGCCCAAGGTCGAGCTTGAATTTTTACTCAACGCCATGGCCTTCAACCTAAAAAAGGCGGCGCTCAAAGCGGCATGCTGA
- a CDS encoding VOC family protein, producing MSVRYAHTNIIARDWRTLASFYEQVLGCVPAPPERDLSGDWLDRLTGLSGCRLRGMHLRLPGHGESGPTLEIFSYDDMPAGPVMAPNTPGLAHLAFAVDDVAAVTQAFLSHGGSLVGEAIVRDIPGVGRLTCVYARDPEGNMVELQRWDAAV from the coding sequence ATGTCCGTCCGCTACGCCCACACCAACATCATCGCCCGCGACTGGCGCACACTCGCCAGTTTCTATGAACAGGTCCTCGGCTGCGTGCCCGCGCCGCCCGAGCGGGACCTGTCCGGCGACTGGCTGGACCGCCTGACCGGCCTTTCCGGCTGCCGCCTGCGCGGCATGCACCTGCGGCTTCCCGGCCACGGCGAGTCCGGCCCGACGCTGGAGATTTTTTCCTACGACGATATGCCCGCCGGTCCGGTCATGGCCCCCAACACCCCGGGGCTGGCGCATCTGGCCTTTGCCGTGGACGACGTGGCCGCCGTGACCCAGGCCTTTTTGTCCCACGGCGGCAGTCTGGTGGGCGAGGCCATCGTGCGCGACATCCCGGGCGTGGGGCGGCTTACCTGCGTCTACGCCCGGGACCCCGAGGGCAACATGGTGGAGTTGCAGCGCTGGGACGCGGCAGTCTAG
- a CDS encoding VOC family protein, with the protein MPIQFAHTNIIAKDWKALARFYEVALGCTPQLPELVLSGDWLDDLVGLSGSSLRGINLRVPGHGDTGPTLEILTYENMPEGPVMAANTPGLAHLAFAVDDVEASVKAFLDNGGSLVGKPIVKEVPGAGRLSAAYARDPEGNIVELLRWD; encoded by the coding sequence ATGCCTATCCAATTCGCCCATACCAACATCATCGCCAAGGACTGGAAAGCCCTGGCCCGGTTCTATGAAGTCGCGCTCGGCTGTACGCCCCAGCTTCCAGAACTCGTCCTGTCCGGGGACTGGCTCGACGATCTGGTCGGCCTGTCCGGCAGCAGCCTGCGCGGCATCAACCTGCGCGTGCCCGGCCACGGCGACACCGGCCCGACGCTTGAAATCCTCACCTACGAGAACATGCCCGAAGGCCCGGTCATGGCCGCCAACACCCCGGGACTGGCCCATCTGGCCTTTGCCGTGGACGACGTGGAGGCCTCGGTCAAGGCCTTTCTGGACAACGGCGGCAGCCTCGTGGGCAAGCCCATCGTGAAGGAGGTTCCCGGCGCGGGACGGCTTTCGGCCGCCTATGCCCGCGACCCCGAGGGGAACATCGTGGAGCTTCTGCGCTGGGACTAG
- a CDS encoding response regulator: protein MAGAFFHSLRFRLMLLVLLVVAPGLVLTAYMGGQNRHAARIEAFEQARRLALLVAGNGKAMIEGGRHLLFAVARLPELRRHDVAGCSLYFSQIIRDYPGYSDILAVSPDGRVLCGAQGQSTTVDVSDREWFKKTVDRGGFTVGEPVVSRLTGQPVMFLAYPVRNGGGLEAVVAVALHMRWMHELVASLPLPSGTTVSIVDRAGSILSRYPENGGWLDVSIPKAGDILDSLLVKGIDAVEADGLDGVARLYAFAPLISDPGNEYYVRIGIPAAVAYASAEKLMARNVILFGLVAILALVGTFYYGGAFILKPAEVLLRATRRIAGGDLEFRIGPTRDKGEFGELSRSFDDMAGALAEHTRLLRQAEAKYRGLFENAQEGIFRVTLEGRFLDANPALARMLGYDSAEELMAKVTDIGREIYAEPGSRERVLAMLLEKGSVSDFEIRSRRRDGSLGWGSVNSRLVRDESGAVVACEGFATDISERREIAQALRRQHEQLQGILDHSPSFIVLKDRQGRILLANKPYIEAQGFDAAEIFGMDSYAHLVDAAAETTRQEDELVLSTATPHTFFRDIPVRGQWRPFAATKFPLFDASGIPDRVCVVATDISELRAMENELVAAKERAEDASRAKSEFLAKMSHEIRTPMNSIIGLTKITLQSRLDDEQRDYLETVLESSLSLLALINDILDLSKIEAAALALEDVDFSLPRVIGAAIKSMKVQANKKGLHLAAATAKKTPRYVRGDPLRLRQVIINLVGNAIKFTDSGEVLLDVEPLPLAMRHRVTRHDSVPFLFSVRDTGRGIAPDKLDMIFEPFRQADGSVTRRHGGTGLGLAICRQLVELMGGSLWVESVEGRGSVFFFAVCLAPGDPVKAVGERRAVDEARVPGEPLRVLVAEDNAINAKVAEIFLRRLGHTVVRTGTGTEVLEILSREAFDLVLMDLEMPEMDGIAAARAIREGRAGERNRDIPIIAATAHALSGYQTSCLEAGMNAFVAKPLDFKELVALVGQTGSRPAAPDGPGGARVLPGARGAAEARGGKGPDGAEDPANEDGTGLVDVDGVLERLDGDRALYRDLCGIFLEETPVALEKLQRAASLGTLVEVAALAHILKGALGAVGALAVRDQAALLETAAKNGDGEGVAWLLPQTASGVVTVQKEVERFLAGADADARVPEKRPGNGLAPDEQAPLPPAGPRGRRVLIVEDEAINLKLLEKLVRDLGHEAVTARSGEDALTLLPSGVDIVLADVMLPGISGFDLVRRMRGERDYADVPVVMITALSDEADRRAAWECGASDFIVKPVDKSELSLRMTSLLRMKESFDRARFCQAGLEDVVRERTEELRRAVDNLRELGECALVAQQEAILCLSAAAEFKDEQTARHTERIGEYCGLLASLVGLSPDDAELVRQAAPLHDVGKIGIPDSILRKRGTLDPEEWDEMRRHSLYGARILESATSKVMQSARIIALSHHERFDGTGYPYGLAGEGIPIFGRICAVADVFDALVSRRPYKDAYAEEMALSIMRKERGRHFDPAILDVFLANFQAFADIRVRLGE, encoded by the coding sequence ATGGCCGGAGCGTTTTTTCACAGCCTGCGTTTTCGCCTCATGCTCCTTGTGCTTCTCGTCGTCGCCCCAGGCCTGGTGCTGACGGCCTACATGGGCGGGCAAAATCGCCACGCCGCCCGCATCGAGGCCTTTGAACAGGCCCGGCGTCTGGCCCTGCTGGTGGCCGGCAACGGCAAGGCCATGATCGAGGGCGGCCGGCATCTGCTCTTCGCCGTGGCCAGACTCCCGGAACTGCGCCGCCACGACGTGGCCGGGTGCAGCCTGTATTTCTCCCAGATCATCAGGGACTACCCCGGGTATTCCGACATCCTCGCCGTCAGTCCGGACGGGCGCGTGCTGTGCGGCGCCCAGGGGCAGTCCACGACCGTCGACGTATCGGACCGGGAGTGGTTCAAAAAGACCGTGGACCGGGGCGGCTTCACCGTGGGCGAGCCCGTGGTCAGCCGGCTCACGGGCCAGCCGGTCATGTTTCTGGCCTATCCCGTGCGCAATGGCGGCGGCCTGGAGGCCGTGGTGGCCGTGGCCCTGCACATGCGCTGGATGCACGAACTGGTGGCCTCCCTGCCATTGCCGTCAGGGACCACGGTGTCCATCGTGGATCGGGCCGGGTCCATCCTGAGCCGCTATCCCGAAAACGGGGGGTGGCTCGACGTGTCCATCCCCAAGGCCGGGGACATCCTGGATTCGCTGCTCGTGAAGGGCATCGACGCCGTGGAGGCCGACGGTCTGGATGGGGTGGCCCGCCTCTATGCCTTCGCCCCGCTTATCTCCGACCCCGGCAACGAATACTACGTGCGTATCGGCATCCCGGCCGCCGTGGCCTATGCCTCGGCCGAGAAGCTCATGGCCCGCAACGTCATCCTTTTCGGGTTGGTGGCCATCCTGGCTCTGGTGGGGACGTTTTATTACGGCGGCGCGTTCATCCTCAAGCCCGCCGAGGTCCTGCTTCGGGCCACCCGGCGCATCGCCGGGGGGGATCTGGAGTTTCGCATCGGCCCTACCCGGGACAAGGGGGAATTCGGGGAACTGTCCCGATCCTTCGACGACATGGCCGGGGCATTGGCCGAACACACCCGCCTGTTGCGGCAGGCCGAGGCCAAGTACCGGGGGCTTTTCGAGAACGCCCAGGAGGGCATTTTCCGCGTCACCCTGGAAGGCCGGTTCCTGGACGCCAACCCGGCCCTGGCCCGCATGCTCGGCTACGATTCGGCCGAGGAACTCATGGCCAAGGTCACGGACATCGGCCGGGAAATCTATGCCGAACCCGGGTCTCGCGAGAGGGTTCTGGCGATGCTTCTGGAAAAGGGCAGTGTGTCCGATTTCGAGATACGCTCCCGGCGTCGCGACGGCAGCTTGGGCTGGGGCTCTGTCAACTCGCGCCTGGTTCGCGACGAATCCGGGGCTGTGGTGGCCTGCGAGGGTTTCGCCACGGACATCAGCGAACGTCGCGAAATTGCGCAGGCTCTGCGTCGCCAGCATGAACAGCTCCAGGGCATCCTGGACCATTCCCCCTCGTTTATCGTCCTCAAGGACCGGCAGGGGCGCATCCTTTTGGCCAACAAACCCTACATCGAGGCCCAGGGATTCGACGCGGCGGAGATCTTCGGCATGGACAGCTATGCTCATCTCGTGGACGCGGCGGCGGAAACGACCCGCCAGGAGGATGAGCTGGTTTTGAGCACCGCCACGCCGCACACCTTTTTCCGGGACATCCCGGTGCGCGGGCAGTGGCGTCCCTTCGCGGCCACCAAATTCCCGCTTTTCGACGCGTCCGGAATACCGGACCGGGTGTGCGTCGTCGCCACGGACATCTCCGAACTGCGGGCCATGGAAAACGAGTTGGTGGCGGCCAAGGAGCGGGCGGAAGATGCCAGCCGGGCCAAGAGCGAGTTTCTGGCCAAGATGAGCCACGAGATTCGCACCCCCATGAATTCCATCATCGGGCTGACCAAGATCACGTTGCAATCGAGGTTGGATGACGAGCAGCGCGATTATCTGGAAACCGTGCTGGAATCCTCCCTGTCCCTGCTTGCGCTCATCAACGATATCCTCGACCTTTCGAAAATCGAAGCCGCGGCCCTGGCCCTGGAGGATGTGGACTTCAGCCTGCCCCGGGTGATCGGGGCGGCCATTAAGTCCATGAAGGTCCAGGCCAACAAAAAGGGGCTGCATCTGGCCGCCGCAACCGCCAAGAAGACTCCGCGCTACGTCCGGGGGGATCCCCTGCGCCTGCGGCAGGTCATCATCAACCTGGTGGGCAACGCCATCAAGTTCACCGATTCCGGCGAGGTGCTCCTGGATGTCGAGCCCCTGCCCCTGGCCATGCGCCACAGGGTGACCCGCCACGACAGCGTGCCGTTTCTTTTTTCCGTGCGCGACACCGGCCGGGGCATCGCGCCGGACAAACTGGACATGATTTTCGAACCCTTCCGCCAGGCCGACGGGTCGGTCACCCGACGTCACGGCGGCACGGGGCTGGGATTGGCCATCTGTCGCCAGTTGGTGGAACTCATGGGCGGCAGCCTGTGGGTGGAAAGCGTCGAGGGCCGGGGCAGCGTCTTTTTTTTCGCCGTGTGTCTGGCCCCGGGCGATCCGGTGAAGGCCGTGGGCGAGCGCCGGGCCGTGGACGAGGCCCGCGTGCCGGGCGAGCCGCTTCGGGTGCTGGTGGCCGAGGACAACGCGATCAACGCCAAGGTGGCCGAGATTTTTCTGCGGCGGTTGGGGCACACCGTCGTGCGCACCGGCACAGGGACAGAGGTCCTGGAGATCCTTTCCCGCGAGGCCTTCGATCTGGTGCTTATGGACCTGGAGATGCCCGAGATGGACGGCATCGCCGCCGCCCGGGCCATCCGCGAGGGCCGGGCCGGGGAGCGCAACCGGGATATCCCGATCATCGCCGCCACGGCCCATGCCCTGTCCGGATACCAGACGTCCTGTCTCGAGGCCGGGATGAACGCCTTTGTGGCCAAGCCTCTTGATTTCAAGGAACTGGTCGCCCTGGTGGGTCAGACCGGTTCCCGGCCCGCGGCCCCGGATGGCCCGGGCGGGGCGCGTGTCCTTCCGGGCGCCCGGGGCGCGGCCGAGGCGCGGGGGGGCAAGGGGCCTGACGGGGCCGAGGACCCGGCGAACGAGGACGGGACGGGCCTGGTGGACGTGGACGGGGTGCTGGAGCGCCTGGACGGCGACCGCGCGTTGTACCGCGATCTGTGCGGCATCTTTTTGGAAGAGACCCCGGTCGCCCTGGAAAAGCTGCAACGCGCCGCTTCCCTCGGGACCTTGGTCGAGGTGGCCGCATTGGCCCATATTCTCAAGGGCGCCCTGGGGGCTGTGGGGGCGCTTGCCGTCAGGGATCAGGCGGCGCTTCTGGAGACGGCGGCCAAAAACGGCGACGGGGAAGGCGTGGCCTGGCTTTTGCCCCAGACCGCCTCGGGCGTCGTCACGGTCCAAAAAGAGGTCGAACGTTTCCTGGCCGGGGCCGATGCGGATGCCCGAGTCCCGGAAAAACGGCCGGGGAACGGCCTTGCCCCGGACGAACAGGCGCCGTTGCCACCGGCCGGTCCCAGGGGGCGGCGGGTGCTTATCGTCGAGGACGAGGCCATAAACCTCAAGCTTTTGGAAAAGCTGGTCCGGGACCTGGGACACGAGGCCGTCACGGCCCGTTCCGGTGAGGATGCCCTTACGCTTCTGCCCTCGGGCGTGGATATCGTTTTGGCCGACGTGATGCTGCCGGGCATAAGCGGTTTCGATCTGGTGCGACGCATGCGCGGCGAGAGGGATTATGCCGATGTCCCGGTGGTCATGATCACGGCCCTCTCGGACGAGGCGGACCGTCGGGCGGCCTGGGAATGCGGGGCGAGCGACTTCATCGTCAAGCCTGTGGACAAAAGCGAGTTGTCCCTGCGCATGACCTCGCTTTTGCGCATGAAGGAATCCTTCGACCGGGCCAGATTCTGTCAGGCGGGGTTGGAGGACGTGGTCCGGGAGCGCACCGAGGAGTTGCGCCGGGCCGTGGACAACCTGCGCGAGCTTGGGGAGTGCGCGCTTGTGGCCCAGCAGGAGGCCATCTTGTGCCTGTCGGCGGCGGCGGAGTTCAAGGACGAGCAGACCGCCCGGCACACCGAACGCATCGGGGAATACTGCGGCCTTCTGGCCTCGCTTGTGGGCCTTTCGCCCGATGACGCGGAACTGGTGCGCCAGGCCGCGCCCCTGCACGACGTGGGCAAGATCGGCATCCCGGACTCCATCCTGCGCAAGCGCGGCACGCTCGATCCGGAAGAATGGGACGAGATGCGGCGGCATTCCCTTTACGGCGCCCGCATCCTGGAGTCCGCCACCTCCAAGGTCATGCAGTCGGCCCGGATCATCGCCCTGTCCCACCACGAGCGTTTCGACGGCACGGGCTATCCCTACGGTCTGGCCGGGGAGGGGATACCGATCTTTGGGCGCATCTGCGCTGTGGCCGACGTCTTCGACGCCCTGGTCAGCCGGCGGCCGTACAAGGACGCCTATGCCGAGGAGATGGCCCTGTCGATCATGCGCAAGGAGCGCGGCAGGCACTTCGATCCGGCCATCCTGGACGTGTTTCTGGCCAATTTCCAGGCCTTCGCGGACATCCGCGTCCGGCTTGGGGAGTAG